From the genome of Carassius gibelio isolate Cgi1373 ecotype wild population from Czech Republic chromosome A16, carGib1.2-hapl.c, whole genome shotgun sequence, one region includes:
- the LOC128030529 gene encoding four and a half LIM domains protein 3 has translation MSERFDCDNCKESLYGRKYIQAEDNPYCIPCYDSLFANTCDECKELIGHDSRELFYEDRHYHEHCFRCFRCDRSLADEPFTSQDDALLCNDCYCNEFSSKCVACDKTVMPGSRKLEYAGSTWHEGCFICNSCQQPIGSKSFIPDKDDHYCVTCYENKFAPRCTRCKQALAKGGVTYRDEPWHKECFVCTSCKVQLAGQHFTSRDDSPYCLKCFGNLYAKKCEACKKPITGFGGGKYISFEERQWHQPCFSCSRCSVSLVGAGFFPDQDEILCRNCNGSL, from the exons ATGAGCGAGCGCTTTGACTGTGACAACTGCAAGGAGTCCTTATACGGCAGGAAGTACATCCAGGCAGAGGACAACCCTTACTGCATCCCTTGCTACGACAGCCTCTTCGCCAACACCTGTGATGAGTGCAAAGAGCTGATTGGCCATGATTCAAGA GAGCTATTTTACGAGGACCGTCACTACCACGAGCACTGCTTCCGCTGTTTCCGCTGTGACCGTTCGCTGGCAGACGAGCCCTTCACCAGCCAGGACGATGCTCTTCTGTGCAACGACTGCTACTGCAATGAGTTCTCCTCCAAATGTGTGGCCTGCGATAAAACTGTCATGCCTG gatccAGGAAGCTTGAGTATGCCGGCTCCACATGGCATGAGGGATGTTTCATTTGCAACAGCTGTCAACAACCAATAGGCTCCAAGTCATTTATCCCAGATAAAGATGACCACTATTGTGTAACCTGCTATGAGAACAAGTTCGCACCGCGTTGTACCCGATGTAAACAG GCCTTGGCTAAAGGTGGTGTGACCTATAGGGATGAGCCATGGCATAAGGAGTGCTTTGTGTGCACAAGCTGTAAAGTCCAACTAGCTGGCCAGCACTTCACCTCCCGTGATGACAGCCCATACTGCCTCAAATGTTTTGGGAATCTGTATGCTAAGAAGTGTGAAGCCTGCAAAAAACCTATTACAG gTTTTGGTGGAGGAAAGTACATTTCGTTTGAGGAACGGCAATGGCACCAGCCGTGCTTCTCCTGCTCTCGATGCTCTGTGTCGCTGGTGGGTGCTGGCTTCTTCCCTGACCAAGATGAGATACTCTGTCGCAACTGCAATGGCAGCTTATAG